A portion of the Chloroflexota bacterium genome contains these proteins:
- a CDS encoding dihydrodipicolinate synthase family protein has protein sequence MHKLAGIYAAAVTPADAHGAPQPEDLPRLLDFLAERGCHGALLLGTTGEGPSFSPEERLSIMQAATHVRETRADFRLLAGTGTPSLSETIALTRAAFDLGFDGVVVLPPYYFRDASEDGLYQWFAALLQAAVPADGALLGYHIPQVSGVGLSLDLLARLHDRFPNFVGIKDSTGSADHAAALGARFGDDLLVLSGNDRLLTHALAHRAGGAITALANVASPWLREVWEAHQQGRTVPAAQATLNRGRDALEAYPPFGPTLKALLHTLHGFPQWGVRPPLVPLASTQAEEAGKQMKEALA, from the coding sequence ATGCACAAACTTGCTGGAATCTACGCCGCCGCGGTCACGCCCGCGGACGCCCACGGCGCGCCCCAGCCCGAAGACCTGCCCCGCCTGCTGGATTTCCTGGCCGAACGCGGCTGCCACGGTGCGCTGCTGTTGGGCACCACCGGCGAAGGGCCTTCCTTTTCCCCCGAAGAGCGCCTGAGCATCATGCAGGCCGCGACCCACGTGCGGGAAACCCGCGCCGACTTCCGCCTGCTGGCCGGCACCGGTACCCCCAGCCTGAGCGAAACCATCGCGCTCACCCGCGCTGCGTTCGACCTCGGCTTCGACGGCGTGGTGGTGCTGCCGCCCTACTATTTCCGCGACGCGTCGGAAGATGGCCTCTACCAATGGTTTGCCGCGCTGCTGCAAGCCGCGGTGCCCGCGGACGGCGCTCTGCTGGGTTACCACATCCCGCAGGTTTCCGGCGTGGGGCTTTCGCTGGATTTGCTCGCCCGCCTGCACGACAGGTTCCCCAATTTCGTCGGCATCAAGGATTCCACAGGCAGCGCCGACCATGCCGCCGCGCTGGGGGCGCGCTTTGGCGACGACCTCTTGGTGCTCAGCGGCAACGACCGCCTGCTCACCCACGCGTTGGCACACCGCGCGGGCGGAGCGATCACCGCGCTGGCCAACGTCGCCTCGCCGTGGCTACGCGAGGTGTGGGAAGCCCACCAGCAGGGCCGCACCGTGCCCGCCGCGCAGGCAACTCTCAACCGTGGCCGCGATGCGCTGGAAGCCTACCCGCCCTTCGGTCCCACCCTCAAAGCCCTGCTGCATACCCTGCACGGCTTCCCGCAATGGGGGGTGCGCCCGCCACTGGTGCCGTTGGCAAGCACGCAGGCAGAAGAAGCAGGGAAGCAGATGAAGGAAGCGTTAGCGTGA
- a CDS encoding S9 family peptidase: protein MPTHPYGLWPSPFSAKMLANFYRFNDVQWAPDSTLLWAEGRGAQTFLLAQKGTEAPRELFRNLSLRPGVGYGGGEFGLGPDFAVFVANNRLYRQALTSGTPRAITPAFGGTASPVVSPDGRWVVFVHTYEETDVLASAPADGSQWPQRIAQGADFYMQPAFAPDGRHLAWVEWDFPQMPWDGTRLMLAQWADGRAHTPRHIAGDDDTPIFQPAFSPDGRYLAYLAQDADRDTLYLYDLKGGETRALLSDKIMLLPAWVQGMRAFTWLNAQRLLVLENRLGFSRIWLVSVDGQATESDPAPYTWLRQPAAAPDGQRLAFLASAPQIPERVVVWHPASGQWETRARAATESIPAEHLPVLKPISWQAEDGTTVHALYYAPVPAAWRDDTPPPALVSIHGGPTSQRTASFNAQAAYFASRGYAYVELNYRGSTGYGRRYMLALRERWGDVDVEDAVTLAKVLAERGLADPQRMVIMGGSAGGYTVLNVLVRHPGVYKAGMEFYGVSDLFALDMDTHKFERHYTATLVGQLPEAAEKYRAWSPVFHADKIRDPIAVFQGLEDKVVPPNQSESIVQALRRNGVPHIYKTYEGEGHGFRKPETLEDFYSTMERFLQKHVLFA, encoded by the coding sequence ATGCCCACCCACCCCTACGGCCTTTGGCCTTCACCATTTTCGGCGAAGATGCTCGCCAATTTCTACCGTTTCAACGACGTCCAATGGGCGCCCGACAGCACCCTGCTGTGGGCCGAGGGCCGCGGCGCGCAGACATTCCTGCTCGCGCAAAAGGGCACCGAAGCCCCGCGGGAACTCTTCCGCAACCTCAGCCTGCGCCCCGGTGTGGGCTACGGTGGCGGCGAATTCGGCCTGGGGCCGGATTTCGCGGTGTTCGTGGCAAACAACCGCCTCTACCGCCAGGCCCTCACGAGCGGCACGCCCCGCGCCATTACCCCCGCGTTCGGTGGCACGGCCTCGCCCGTGGTTTCCCCCGATGGCCGCTGGGTGGTTTTCGTGCACACGTACGAGGAAACCGACGTCCTTGCCTCCGCACCCGCGGACGGTAGCCAGTGGCCCCAGCGCATCGCCCAGGGCGCGGATTTCTACATGCAGCCCGCGTTTGCGCCCGATGGCCGTCACCTCGCGTGGGTAGAATGGGATTTCCCGCAGATGCCCTGGGACGGCACCCGCCTGATGCTCGCACAGTGGGCAGATGGCCGCGCCCACACGCCGCGGCACATCGCCGGCGACGACGACACCCCCATCTTCCAGCCCGCGTTCTCGCCCGATGGCCGCTATCTGGCCTATCTGGCGCAGGACGCTGATCGCGACACCCTTTACCTCTACGACCTGAAAGGCGGGGAAACCCGCGCGCTGCTGAGCGACAAAATCATGCTGCTGCCCGCGTGGGTGCAGGGGATGCGCGCATTCACATGGCTGAACGCCCAGCGCCTGCTGGTGCTGGAAAATCGCCTGGGCTTCAGCCGCATCTGGCTGGTTTCGGTAGACGGGCAGGCCACGGAAAGCGACCCCGCGCCCTACACATGGCTGCGACAGCCCGCGGCTGCCCCCGATGGGCAACGCCTCGCGTTCCTGGCTTCCGCGCCGCAGATTCCAGAACGAGTGGTGGTATGGCATCCCGCAAGCGGGCAATGGGAAACCCGCGCCCGCGCGGCCACCGAGAGCATTCCCGCTGAGCACCTGCCCGTGCTCAAGCCGATTTCCTGGCAGGCCGAGGACGGCACCACGGTGCACGCGCTGTATTACGCGCCTGTGCCCGCGGCGTGGCGCGATGACACGCCCCCGCCCGCACTGGTCAGCATCCACGGCGGGCCGACTTCCCAGCGCACCGCGTCGTTCAACGCGCAGGCGGCCTACTTCGCCAGCCGCGGCTACGCGTATGTGGAACTCAACTATCGCGGCTCCACCGGCTACGGGCGGCGCTACATGCTGGCCTTGCGGGAGCGCTGGGGCGACGTGGATGTGGAAGACGCGGTCACGCTGGCCAAGGTGCTGGCCGAGCGCGGCCTGGCCGACCCGCAGCGCATGGTCATCATGGGCGGCAGTGCGGGCGGCTACACCGTGCTCAACGTGCTGGTGCGGCACCCCGGCGTTTACAAAGCCGGCATGGAGTTCTACGGCGTGAGCGACCTGTTCGCGCTGGACATGGACACCCACAAATTCGAGCGGCACTACACCGCCACTTTAGTGGGGCAACTGCCAGAAGCCGCGGAGAAATACCGCGCCTGGTCGCCGGTGTTCCATGCGGACAAAATCCGCGACCCCATTGCAGTGTTCCAGGGGCTGGAAGACAAAGTGGTGCCGCCCAATCAGTCGGAAAGCATCGTGCAGGCGCTGCGGCGCAACGGCGTGCCGCACATTTACAAGACCTACGAAGGCGAAGGCCACGGCTTCCGCAAACCCGAAACCCTGGAAGACTTTTACAGCACCATGGAGCGATTTTTGCAGAAGCATGTGCTGTTTGCGTAA
- a CDS encoding RNA methyltransferase, producing the protein MPLIQSRQNPKIKLARRLLTRHGRRKHGLFLVEGLRHVGAALEAGTEIAYLLWAPDRLTSAFGRQLVAQVEKQRPVHAVAGEVLDSLSPREHSQGLIAVVPIHPTPLEALTPATHPWVVAITTPQNPGNIGTVLRTMDAVGADALMLLEGGADPYHPAAVRASMGALFWLPVVQTPWEAFIAWAQHHGYHLYGSSAHGTTAYTDVGYTKPAVLLLGNERHGLSPAQQAACETIVSLPMEGHGTSLNLAVAAGVLLYAMKARLTPTL; encoded by the coding sequence ATGCCCCTCATCCAAAGTCGTCAAAACCCCAAAATCAAACTGGCGCGTCGGCTGCTGACCCGACACGGACGGCGTAAGCACGGCCTCTTTCTGGTCGAAGGCCTGCGCCACGTTGGCGCGGCGCTGGAAGCCGGCACCGAGATAGCCTACCTGCTCTGGGCACCCGACCGGCTCACCAGCGCCTTCGGGCGCCAACTGGTGGCTCAAGTCGAAAAACAGCGGCCAGTCCATGCCGTGGCTGGTGAAGTGTTAGACAGCCTCTCGCCGCGCGAGCACAGCCAGGGGCTGATCGCCGTTGTTCCCATCCATCCCACCCCGCTCGAAGCCCTGACGCCCGCCACACACCCCTGGGTGGTTGCCATCACCACACCCCAAAACCCCGGCAACATCGGCACAGTGCTGCGCACGATGGACGCCGTGGGTGCTGACGCCCTCATGCTGCTGGAAGGCGGTGCCGACCCTTACCACCCGGCAGCCGTCCGCGCCAGCATGGGGGCGCTTTTCTGGCTTCCGGTAGTGCAAACGCCGTGGGAAGCCTTCATTGCGTGGGCCCAGCACCACGGTTACCACCTTTACGGCTCGTCAGCCCACGGCACCACTGCCTACACTGACGTTGGCTACACGAAGCCCGCGGTGCTCTTGTTAGGCAACGAGCGCCACGGGCTTTCCCCCGCCCAGCAGGCCGCCTGCGAAACCATTGTGTCGCTGCCCATGGAAGGTCACGGCACTTCGCTCAACCTCGCGGTGGCAGCGGGCGTGCTGCTGTATGCCATGAAAGCACGTCTCACCCCCACACTCTGA